The following coding sequences lie in one Stenotrophomonas rhizophila genomic window:
- a CDS encoding YkgJ family cysteine cluster protein produces MDCRRCDAVCCRMSVTVMPDDNVPSYLLDTDEAGRTVMARNDEGWCAAIDPYHLRCTIYSQRPAICRQFDMGGDDCRLVRQDYRRQQHDLSTLFPSFQP; encoded by the coding sequence ATCGACTGCCGCCGTTGTGACGCGGTCTGTTGCCGGATGTCGGTGACCGTCATGCCCGACGACAACGTACCCAGCTACCTGCTGGATACCGACGAAGCCGGCCGCACCGTCATGGCGCGCAACGACGAAGGCTGGTGCGCCGCCATCGACCCCTATCACCTGCGCTGCACCATCTACTCGCAGCGTCCCGCCATCTGCCGCCAGTTTGACATGGGCGGCGATGACTGCCGCCTTGTGCGGCAGGACTACCGTCGACAACAGCACGATCTGTCGACGCTTTTTCCCTCGTTCCAACCATGA
- a CDS encoding Hsp70 family protein encodes MKIGIDFGTSNSAAAAVVDGRVVPIQFGQAEQFRTTVYFPEVMRDPNDFELTPALEHELARLIDAAARDARAAGQERAHDALRREALRVVRRQWMEEQMRAPLTSTKLLQNAVYGDEALEAYFEENEGNLVQSPKSMLGYNLHPRARQTITGIATHILEHIRLTASRQLDRPVRTATLGRPVQFRSSIGAAGNDQALEILHSAAIAAGFDDVDFLEEPAAAAMHYHAESAQEHEAIVVDIGGGTTDIAHARVGGQHAPKIHRAWGIARGGTDIDLALSLGAYMPLFGRGVSRVPAHHYVEAAMVQDMTRQRDFRQHTYRDAEAPWGKRLQALQDTGNTARLYREVEQCKIALSSAVAHESALDFIERGMAVQVERARLEAAAGNYLAELTTLLEQVRADIGHDPAAVFLTGGMSRAGYLQDAVAAAFPGATLIRGNPSFGVVHGLAWAAAEQR; translated from the coding sequence ATGAAAATCGGCATCGACTTTGGTACCAGCAACTCCGCCGCCGCCGCGGTGGTGGACGGGAGGGTCGTGCCGATCCAGTTCGGCCAGGCCGAGCAGTTCCGCACGACGGTGTATTTCCCGGAAGTGATGCGCGACCCGAACGACTTCGAGCTGACCCCGGCGCTGGAACACGAGCTGGCCCGGCTGATCGACGCCGCCGCGCGCGATGCACGTGCGGCCGGCCAGGAACGCGCCCACGACGCCCTGCGCCGCGAAGCGCTGCGCGTGGTGCGCCGGCAGTGGATGGAAGAGCAGATGCGCGCGCCGCTGACCTCGACCAAGCTGCTGCAGAACGCGGTGTATGGCGATGAGGCGCTGGAAGCCTATTTCGAAGAGAACGAGGGCAACCTGGTGCAGAGCCCGAAGTCGATGCTGGGCTACAACCTGCATCCGCGCGCGCGCCAGACCATCACCGGCATCGCCACCCACATCCTGGAACACATCCGCCTGACCGCTTCGCGCCAGCTGGACCGCCCGGTCCGCACGGCCACGCTGGGGCGCCCGGTGCAGTTCCGCAGTTCGATCGGCGCGGCGGGCAACGACCAGGCGCTGGAGATCCTGCACAGCGCGGCGATCGCGGCGGGCTTTGACGATGTGGATTTCCTTGAGGAGCCGGCCGCGGCGGCGATGCATTACCACGCCGAAAGTGCCCAGGAGCACGAGGCCATCGTGGTGGACATCGGCGGCGGTACGACCGATATCGCGCACGCGCGGGTGGGTGGGCAGCACGCCCCGAAGATCCACCGCGCGTGGGGTATTGCGCGCGGTGGTACGGATATCGATCTGGCGTTGAGCCTGGGCGCGTACATGCCGTTGTTCGGCCGCGGCGTGAGCCGGGTGCCGGCGCACCACTATGTGGAAGCGGCGATGGTGCAGGACATGACCCGCCAGCGCGATTTCCGCCAGCACACCTATCGCGATGCGGAAGCGCCGTGGGGCAAGCGGTTGCAGGCGCTGCAGGACACGGGCAACACGGCGCGGCTGTACCGTGAGGTGGAGCAGTGCAAAATCGCGCTGAGCAGCGCGGTGGCGCATGAGAGTGCGCTGGATTTCATCGAGCGCGGGATGGCGGTGCAGGTGGAACGCGCGCGGCTGGAAGCGGCGGCGGGCAACTACCTGGCCGAGCTGACGACGCTGTTGGAGCAGGTGCGCGCGGACATCGGCCACGACCCGGCCGCGGTGTTCCTGACCGGCGGGATGTCGCGCGCGGGGTACCTGCAGGACGCCGTGGCGGCAGCATTCCCGGGCGCAACCCTGATCCGCGGCAACCCCTCCTTCGGCGTAGTCCACGGGTTGGCATGGGCGGCTGCGGAACAGCGGTGA
- a CDS encoding zinc ribbon domain-containing protein YjdM: MSTAPACPQCTLENTYADGALWICADCGHEWTAAEASAGGVVVRDSNGNVLAGGDTVTVIKDLKVKGSSIPLKQGTVIRNIRLVEDDAEHIEGNSDKIKGLVLKTCFLKKA, from the coding sequence ATGTCTACCGCTCCCGCCTGCCCGCAATGCACCCTGGAAAACACCTACGCCGATGGCGCGCTGTGGATCTGCGCCGACTGCGGGCATGAGTGGACCGCCGCCGAAGCCAGCGCCGGGGGCGTGGTGGTGCGCGACAGCAACGGCAACGTGCTGGCCGGGGGCGACACCGTCACCGTGATCAAGGACCTGAAGGTGAAAGGCTCCTCCATCCCGCTCAAGCAGGGTACGGTGATCCGCAACATCCGCCTGGTCGAAGACGACGCCGAGCATATCGAAGGCAACTCGGACAAGATCAAGGGCCTGGTGTTGAAGACCTGCTTCCTCAAGAAGGCCTGA
- a CDS encoding HD domain-containing protein, with protein sequence MRFEPMTLPAAMQADLEAAYAMPARAYHNFSHVQAVLQHCRAVADGPGWEHPREVQLAALYHDAIYDAGRSDNEARSAVMAREAIQRWLPDAGIDVARVVQLIELTARHGALGAADIDAEAALFLDCDMAILGAPAAVFDAYDQGIAEEYAGHVPGFLFRLNRRRFLKQLLLKPRIFLSAFFHARLDAAARANLRRRIG encoded by the coding sequence ATGCGCTTTGAACCGATGACCTTGCCAGCGGCCATGCAGGCCGACCTTGAAGCCGCCTACGCGATGCCGGCGCGGGCGTACCACAATTTCTCGCACGTGCAGGCGGTGCTGCAGCACTGCCGCGCGGTGGCCGACGGGCCGGGCTGGGAGCACCCGCGCGAGGTGCAGTTGGCCGCGCTGTACCACGACGCGATCTACGACGCCGGGCGCAGTGACAACGAGGCGCGCTCGGCGGTGATGGCGCGCGAGGCGATCCAGCGCTGGCTGCCTGACGCCGGCATCGACGTGGCCCGGGTGGTGCAGCTGATCGAACTGACGGCCCGCCACGGCGCGTTGGGGGCAGCCGACATCGATGCGGAGGCGGCCCTGTTCCTGGACTGCGACATGGCCATCCTGGGGGCGCCGGCCGCGGTGTTCGACGCCTATGACCAGGGCATCGCCGAGGAGTACGCCGGCCACGTGCCCGGGTTCCTGTTCCGACTCAACCGGCGCCGCTTCCTCAAGCAGCTGCTGCTCAAGCCGCGCATTTTCCTGAGTGCGTTCTTCCATGCGCGGCTGGATGCCGCCGCGCGCGCCAACCTGCGCCGCCGCATCGGATAA
- a CDS encoding tetratricopeptide repeat protein, translating into MSAWRMLCVLALLSALPALPAAAAAPVPAPAPWTAAPPPTPEQILAIPPELQALLKQRVIAPVYSREQRVQRLVHMIFDEDAMHLSYDPYATQTLTETWQNRRANCLSFTLMFVTLARAAGIDARVQEVAQVVTWYEDQGAIYNIGHVNAGVNLDGRIALVDLDRNVLYDRYGPQQIDQPRALAHFYNNRGAMRMSEGDLVQARAYFQAALAQDPAFVAGWNNLGVLDARSGNLADAERDYRTALRLKPRNAASLTNASALYRRMGDTRQAGLLARRLQQVQRSDPFVQFRLGNEAEQRRDYADAIRAYRRAISLYGTAHQFHFGLARAYFLAGDNRRASVEMSKARDLAGTNADFLKAQYQAKLDTLHRLRQGTAAVN; encoded by the coding sequence ATGTCCGCCTGGAGAATGCTGTGTGTGCTGGCCCTGCTGTCGGCGCTGCCCGCGCTGCCGGCCGCCGCCGCTGCGCCGGTCCCCGCGCCCGCACCGTGGACCGCCGCCCCCCCGCCGACGCCTGAACAGATCCTGGCGATACCGCCGGAGCTGCAGGCACTGCTGAAACAGCGGGTGATCGCCCCGGTCTACTCACGCGAGCAGCGCGTACAGCGGCTGGTGCACATGATCTTCGACGAAGACGCCATGCACCTGTCCTACGACCCGTATGCCACCCAGACCCTGACCGAAACCTGGCAGAACCGGCGTGCCAACTGCCTGTCCTTCACCTTGATGTTCGTGACGCTGGCGCGCGCGGCCGGCATCGATGCGCGCGTGCAGGAGGTGGCCCAGGTGGTCACCTGGTATGAAGACCAGGGCGCCATCTACAACATCGGGCACGTCAACGCCGGGGTGAACCTGGACGGCCGCATCGCCCTGGTAGACCTGGACCGCAACGTGCTCTACGACCGCTACGGCCCGCAGCAGATCGACCAGCCGCGTGCCTTGGCGCACTTCTACAACAACCGCGGCGCCATGCGCATGAGCGAGGGCGACCTGGTGCAGGCACGCGCCTACTTCCAGGCCGCGCTGGCGCAGGACCCGGCATTCGTGGCGGGCTGGAACAACCTTGGCGTGCTGGATGCGCGCAGCGGCAACCTGGCCGATGCCGAGCGCGATTACCGCACCGCGCTGCGGCTCAAGCCGCGCAATGCCGCCAGCCTGACCAACGCCAGCGCGCTGTACCGCCGCATGGGCGACACCCGCCAGGCCGGCCTGCTCGCCCGACGCCTGCAGCAGGTGCAGCGCAGCGATCCGTTCGTGCAGTTCCGCCTCGGCAACGAGGCCGAGCAGCGCCGCGACTATGCCGACGCGATCCGTGCCTACCGGCGCGCGATCAGCCTGTACGGCACCGCGCACCAGTTCCATTTCGGGCTGGCCCGCGCCTACTTCCTGGCCGGCGACAACCGTCGCGCCTCGGTGGAAATGTCCAAGGCGCGCGACCTGGCTGGCACCAACGCCGATTTCCTCAAGGCGCAGTACCAGGCCAAACTGGACACCCTGCACCGCCTGCGGCAAGGCACCGCGGCGGTCAACTGA
- a CDS encoding oxidoreductase-like domain-containing protein produces the protein MSLPAVFPDPDPRPQPPEEPGPNECCGSGCPLCVLDLYSDELQRYRAALAAWRVRHPDATD, from the coding sequence ATGTCCCTGCCTGCCGTTTTCCCTGATCCCGACCCGCGTCCGCAGCCGCCCGAAGAGCCCGGCCCCAACGAGTGCTGTGGCAGTGGCTGCCCGCTGTGCGTGCTGGATCTGTACAGCGACGAGCTGCAGCGCTACCGGGCCGCGCTGGCGGCGTGGCGGGTGCGCCACCCCGACGCTACCGACTGA